A single Prochlorococcus marinus XMU1410 DNA region contains:
- the typA gene encoding translational GTPase TypA, with amino-acid sequence MSSSIKEIRNVAIIAHVDHGKTTLVDALLSQSGIFRDNEVIPTCVMDSNDLERERGITILSKNTAVNYKDTRINIIDTPGHADFGGEVERVLGMVDGCLLIVDANEGPMPQTRFVLKKALEKGLRPIVFVNKIDRPRVVPEIAIDKVLDLFLELGADDDQCDFPYLFGSGLSGFAKEEMESNSDNMMPLFEAIIRHVPPPVGDSNKPLQLQITTLDYSDFLGRIVIGKIHNGTIKNGQQASLIKENGKTIKGKVSKLLGFEGLQRIDINEAFAGDIVAVSGFDDVNIGETIACPDSPHPLPLIKVDEPTLNMTFVVNDSPFAGKEGKFVTSRQLKNRLERELLTNVALRVEETDSPDRFSVSGRGELHLGILIETMRREGFEFQISQPQVIFREIDNVECEPIETLVLDVPEVSVGSCIEKLGSRKAEMKNMQTSSDGRTQLEFLVPSRGLIGFRGEFVRITRGEGIMSHSFYEYKPKTGDFETRRNGVLIAFEEGVATFYALKNAEDRGVYFIKPGVKVYKGMIIGENNRPQDLELNICKTKQLTNMRSAGAEELDTLQSPVDITLERALEYIGPDEMLEVTPDSIRMRKINKKKRN; translated from the coding sequence ATGTCATCTTCGATAAAAGAAATTAGAAATGTTGCTATTATTGCTCACGTAGATCATGGGAAGACAACTCTTGTAGATGCATTGTTATCTCAATCTGGAATATTTAGAGACAATGAAGTTATCCCTACATGTGTAATGGATTCAAATGATCTTGAAAGAGAAAGGGGGATAACAATTCTCTCAAAAAATACTGCAGTTAACTATAAAGATACCAGAATTAATATTATAGATACACCTGGACATGCTGATTTTGGTGGAGAAGTTGAAAGGGTTTTGGGAATGGTTGATGGTTGTCTGCTTATTGTTGATGCAAATGAGGGCCCTATGCCTCAAACAAGATTTGTTTTAAAAAAAGCATTAGAAAAAGGACTTAGGCCTATAGTCTTTGTAAATAAAATTGATAGACCACGAGTAGTACCAGAAATAGCAATAGATAAGGTCCTTGATTTGTTTTTGGAATTAGGAGCTGATGATGATCAATGTGATTTCCCTTATCTTTTTGGGAGTGGCTTATCTGGTTTCGCAAAAGAAGAGATGGAATCTAATAGTGATAATATGATGCCTCTTTTTGAAGCTATTATCCGACATGTCCCTCCTCCAGTAGGTGACTCTAATAAGCCTCTTCAACTACAAATAACTACTTTGGACTATTCTGATTTCTTAGGCAGAATAGTAATTGGAAAGATCCACAATGGAACTATAAAAAATGGCCAACAGGCTAGTTTAATTAAAGAAAACGGAAAAACTATTAAAGGTAAGGTTAGTAAGCTTTTAGGATTTGAAGGATTACAAAGAATTGATATAAATGAAGCATTTGCAGGCGATATTGTTGCCGTTTCTGGTTTCGATGACGTCAATATTGGTGAGACCATAGCATGTCCCGATTCTCCTCATCCTCTTCCATTAATCAAAGTTGACGAACCCACCTTGAATATGACTTTTGTTGTAAATGATTCACCATTCGCTGGTAAGGAAGGGAAATTTGTTACTAGTAGACAATTAAAAAATAGATTGGAGAGGGAACTTTTAACAAATGTTGCTCTGAGAGTAGAAGAAACTGATTCTCCTGACAGGTTCTCAGTTTCAGGAAGAGGAGAATTACATCTAGGTATATTGATTGAAACTATGAGAAGAGAGGGTTTTGAGTTTCAAATCTCACAACCTCAAGTAATTTTCAGAGAAATTGATAATGTTGAATGTGAACCTATAGAGACTTTGGTTTTAGATGTACCTGAAGTGTCTGTTGGTTCTTGCATCGAAAAACTTGGATCTAGAAAGGCAGAGATGAAAAACATGCAGACAAGTTCAGATGGTAGAACTCAATTAGAATTTCTTGTTCCATCAAGAGGATTAATTGGATTTCGTGGGGAATTTGTAAGGATAACCAGAGGTGAAGGTATTATGAGTCATTCTTTTTATGAATATAAACCTAAAACAGGAGACTTCGAAACCAGAAGAAATGGAGTCCTCATAGCTTTTGAGGAAGGTGTGGCCACGTTTTATGCATTAAAGAATGCTGAAGATAGGGGAGTCTATTTCATTAAACCTGGAGTTAAAGTTTATAAGGGAATGATAATTGGAGAGAATAATCGACCTCAAGATCTTGAATTAAATATATGTAAAACTAAGCAGTTGACTAATATGAGGTCTGCAGGGGCAGAAGAACTTGATACTTTGCAGTCACCTGTTGATATTACCCTTGAAAGAGCACTCGAATATATTGGTCCAGATGAAATGCTAGAGGTAACACCGGATTCAATAAGAATGAGAAAAATAAATAAAAAGAAAAGGAATTAA
- a CDS encoding DUF309 domain-containing protein, with amino-acid sequence MNEESTKSFKDSLFTALNLFNNHEWYEAHDAFEEIWNSVDGDERQVIQGILQVSVSQFHLSKGNLNGATILLGEGLGRIKTRTKINLGIDLESFCQCLEDLLRKLQYKELLSENDKPFLKPL; translated from the coding sequence ATGAACGAAGAAAGTACAAAAAGTTTTAAAGATTCTCTTTTTACTGCTTTAAATCTTTTTAACAATCATGAATGGTATGAGGCTCATGATGCTTTTGAAGAAATATGGAATTCCGTTGATGGTGACGAAAGACAAGTTATCCAGGGAATTTTACAAGTATCTGTTTCTCAGTTTCACTTAAGTAAGGGTAATTTAAATGGTGCTACTATCTTGCTTGGAGAGGGTTTAGGTAGAATAAAAACTAGAACTAAGATTAATTTAGGAATTGATCTTGAATCATTCTGCCAATGTTTAGAAGATTTATTAAGGAAATTACAATATAAAGAGCTATTAAGTGAGAACGATAAGCCTTTTTTGAAACCTCTTTGA
- the lptB gene encoding LPS export ABC transporter ATP-binding protein, which yields MNLKIHNVSLLIKGRLIVNDVSITVNPGEVVGLMGPNGAGKTTTFNLAVGNIKPDKGEILMNGKNITNLPLPIRSRLGLGYLTQEASIFRDLTVKDNIDLALQNSSYSRAAIRNRREQLINEFNLNNFVDNYGYQLSGGERRRCEIARALTVGRKGPKYLLLDEPFAGIDPLAVNDLKKLILKLSRDGVGILITDHNVRETLLITNKSYVLSEGKILAYGSSSELADNPIVKKYYLGDNFKL from the coding sequence ATGAACCTAAAGATTCATAATGTATCCCTTTTAATTAAAGGAAGATTAATTGTAAATGATGTTTCCATAACTGTTAATCCAGGGGAAGTTGTAGGTTTGATGGGGCCTAATGGTGCTGGGAAAACTACAACTTTTAATCTTGCAGTTGGGAATATAAAACCAGATAAAGGTGAAATTTTAATGAATGGGAAAAATATAACCAATCTTCCTCTACCAATTAGATCAAGACTTGGGTTAGGGTACTTAACTCAGGAAGCGAGTATATTTAGAGACCTCACTGTTAAGGATAATATAGATTTGGCTTTACAAAATTCATCTTATAGTAGAGCAGCGATAAGAAATAGAAGAGAACAATTAATTAATGAATTTAATTTGAATAACTTTGTAGATAATTATGGTTATCAACTTTCAGGAGGAGAGAGAAGGAGGTGTGAGATAGCTAGGGCACTCACTGTAGGCAGAAAAGGACCTAAATATTTGTTATTAGACGAACCTTTCGCTGGGATAGATCCTCTAGCTGTTAATGATCTAAAGAAACTAATTCTTAAATTAAGTAGAGATGGGGTGGGGATTCTCATTACAGACCATAATGTGAGGGAAACCCTCCTAATTACTAACAAATCATATGTATTAAGTGAAGGAAAAATTTTAGCTTACGGTTCGTCAAGTGAATTGGCTGATAATCCAATAGTCAAGAAGTATTATCTAGGAGATAATTTCAAACTTTGA
- the ccsB gene encoding c-type cytochrome biogenesis protein CcsB, protein MILDNFFKNLIYEPVSVLGLLVFYFLLINLPISLGAVFKKKSSSAVRLITILVNLLITLQLLFRWSISGHFPISNLYESLYFLTWGITLGQLLIEREYQAPIIPSIAIPIELLTVAFACFVLPEDLKLSSNLVPALRSSWLVMHVSVVMLSYAALIIGSLLSMSVLFVNKNKPLQIRSSSTGIGGFKLSNSYPVNDLVEPIEFSHSEELDTLSYRSILIGFVLLTLGLISGAVWANEAWGTWWSWDPKETWAFISWLFYAAYLHMRISKGWQGRRPALLASTGFIVVLVCYLGVNFLGIGLHSYGWIFG, encoded by the coding sequence ATGATACTAGATAATTTTTTTAAAAATTTAATATATGAACCGGTTTCAGTTTTAGGTCTTTTAGTTTTTTATTTTTTATTAATTAACTTACCAATTTCTTTGGGTGCAGTTTTTAAAAAAAAGTCTTCTTCTGCTGTAAGACTTATTACGATTTTAGTGAACTTATTAATAACATTACAATTACTTTTTAGGTGGTCAATTTCTGGGCACTTTCCTATTAGCAATTTGTATGAATCTCTTTATTTCCTTACTTGGGGTATCACATTAGGTCAACTATTGATTGAAAGAGAATACCAGGCTCCAATAATTCCTTCGATTGCTATACCTATTGAGTTACTGACTGTGGCTTTTGCTTGTTTTGTTTTACCTGAGGATTTGAAATTATCGTCCAACTTAGTTCCAGCTTTAAGGTCTAGTTGGTTAGTGATGCATGTTAGTGTCGTAATGCTTAGCTATGCAGCATTAATAATAGGTTCTTTACTTTCAATGTCCGTTTTGTTTGTTAATAAAAATAAGCCGCTTCAGATCAGAAGTAGTTCTACAGGTATAGGAGGATTTAAACTTTCAAATAGCTATCCTGTAAATGATTTAGTTGAACCTATTGAATTTTCTCATTCAGAAGAATTAGATACATTAAGTTATCGTTCTATATTAATCGGCTTTGTTCTTTTAACTCTTGGTTTGATTTCAGGTGCGGTCTGGGCTAATGAGGCTTGGGGCACATGGTGGAGTTGGGATCCAAAAGAAACATGGGCATTTATCTCATGGTTATTTTATGCCGCTTATCTGCATATGAGAATAAGCAAAGGTTGGCAAGGACGTAGACCAGCATTATTAGCATCTACAGGCTTTATCGTAGTTTTAGTATGCTATTTAGGAGTTAATTTCTTAGGAATAGGGTTACATAGTTATGGCTGGATATTTGGATGA
- the rpe gene encoding ribulose-phosphate 3-epimerase, which translates to MTESNQTILAGVNRPIQIIPSVLPADWANMGACVKELEEAGVDRIQFDVMDGNFVPNLTFGPEMIAACRKYCNVPFETQLMVSQYNCETMLESYVNATKGANGEPGVVIAHAEANIHLHRVLGRIRDLGGSPSVALNPHTPFEMIKNIMDMVDHVLVMTVNPGFGGQAYIPTMLNKIREIRNFVIEKNLNVDIEVDGGIKANWTISQCADAGANCFIAGSGMFAYPTLKEGCDDLRKVAQEAQKGNVLSEPH; encoded by the coding sequence ATGACTGAGTCAAATCAAACAATCTTAGCTGGTGTTAATAGACCAATTCAAATAATTCCTTCAGTTTTACCAGCAGATTGGGCAAATATGGGGGCATGTGTGAAAGAGCTCGAGGAAGCTGGGGTAGATAGGATTCAATTTGATGTAATGGATGGAAATTTCGTGCCAAATCTCACATTCGGTCCAGAAATGATTGCGGCATGCAGGAAATATTGCAATGTCCCTTTTGAAACTCAATTAATGGTGAGTCAATACAACTGTGAAACCATGCTTGAATCTTATGTAAACGCTACAAAGGGAGCGAATGGTGAACCAGGAGTAGTAATAGCTCATGCCGAAGCAAATATTCACTTGCATAGAGTTCTCGGCAGAATAAGAGATCTAGGAGGATCTCCTTCTGTTGCATTAAACCCTCATACTCCTTTTGAAATGATTAAAAATATTATGGATATGGTTGACCATGTTTTAGTTATGACAGTTAATCCAGGCTTTGGTGGACAAGCTTACATACCAACAATGCTTAATAAAATCAGAGAAATAAGAAACTTTGTTATCGAAAAAAACTTAAATGTCGACATTGAAGTTGATGGGGGAATAAAAGCAAATTGGACTATTTCACAATGTGCAGATGCTGGAGCCAATTGTTTTATTGCAGGTAGTGGAATGTTTGCTTACCCAACATTAAAAGAGGGATGTGATGACTTGAGAAAAGTTGCACAAGAAGCTCAAAAGGGGAATGTTCTTTCTGAACCTCATTAA
- the glpX gene encoding class II fructose-bisphosphatase yields MNQTLIQEILEVVEQAAIASAKLTGLGQKDEADAAAVEAMRLRMGKIEMKGKIVIGEGERDEAPMLYIGEEVGSGNGPGVDFAVDPCEGTNLCANNQRGSMAVLAASDTGGLFNAPDFYMNKLAAPPAAKGKVDIRNSATENLKILSDCLGLSIDELTVVVMDRTRHKDLIKEIRGCGAKVQPISDGDVQAAIACGFAGTGTHCLMGIGAAPEGVISAAAMRALGGHFQGQLVYDPAIAQTSEWADYTKEGNIKRLNEMGITDIDKIYEANELASGENVVFAGSGITDGLLFDGVKFERDCVRTSSLVISTLDSTARFTNTVHIKDGAKSISL; encoded by the coding sequence GTGAATCAAACTTTAATTCAAGAAATTCTCGAAGTTGTCGAGCAAGCAGCTATTGCCTCAGCAAAACTAACAGGACTTGGTCAAAAAGATGAAGCTGATGCTGCAGCTGTAGAAGCAATGAGATTGCGAATGGGCAAAATTGAAATGAAAGGGAAAATTGTTATTGGAGAAGGTGAAAGAGACGAAGCACCTATGCTTTATATAGGTGAAGAGGTTGGTAGTGGAAATGGCCCAGGGGTTGACTTTGCAGTAGATCCTTGTGAAGGAACAAATCTTTGTGCGAATAATCAAAGAGGTTCTATGGCGGTTTTAGCTGCTTCTGATACGGGTGGGCTTTTCAATGCCCCTGATTTTTACATGAACAAATTAGCAGCCCCTCCTGCGGCCAAAGGTAAAGTAGATATTAGAAATTCAGCTACTGAAAACTTGAAGATACTAAGTGATTGCTTAGGTCTTTCTATTGATGAGCTTACTGTCGTTGTAATGGATAGAACTAGGCATAAAGACTTAATTAAAGAGATTCGAGGATGTGGTGCAAAGGTTCAACCGATTTCTGATGGTGATGTTCAAGCTGCGATTGCATGTGGTTTTGCAGGAACTGGAACACATTGCTTGATGGGTATAGGAGCAGCTCCAGAGGGTGTTATTTCAGCTGCTGCAATGAGAGCTCTAGGAGGACATTTTCAAGGACAACTAGTTTATGATCCAGCAATCGCTCAAACTTCTGAATGGGCTGATTACACAAAAGAAGGAAATATAAAACGTCTTAATGAAATGGGCATAACCGATATAGATAAAATCTATGAAGCTAATGAATTGGCATCGGGAGAAAATGTTGTTTTCGCTGGAAGCGGAATAACTGATGGATTACTATTTGACGGAGTTAAATTTGAACGGGATTGTGTCAGGACAAGCAGTCTAGTTATTAGTACATTAGATAGTACTGCAAGGTTCACAAATACGGTCCATATAAAAGATGGTGCTAAGAGTATCAGCCTTTAA
- a CDS encoding glutamyl-tRNA reductase, with amino-acid sequence MHIVVVGLSHRTAPVEVREKLSIPDQSITQSLKALKAFSDVLEVSILSTCNRLEIYALVKDRNTGISSIKEFISEYSGIIFEDLNPHLFCFRQEEAVLHLMKVSAGLDSLVLGEGQILSQVKKMMRLGQENQSTGPILNRLLTQSVSTGKKVRSETNLGTGAVSISSAAVELAQLKIGQEKGFDTLVSLEKENVLVVGAGRMSRLLITHLKSKGCHKLILLNRNIDRALNLAQDFPDLEIVCRGLNELEEYISLSSLVFTSTASEEPIIDLTKIEKLNLSNRLKFIDIGVPRNISNDVKQHEFVKSFDVDDLQEVVSRNQEFRQKIAKEAESLVEEERIIFLEWWASLEAVPVINKLRSDLELIRKEELQKALSRMGPDFSARERKVVEALTKGIINKILHTPVTKLRSPQSREERQVSLKIVEKLFSLVEEDKNN; translated from the coding sequence ATGCATATTGTTGTCGTCGGACTAAGTCATCGCACGGCACCTGTTGAAGTGCGTGAGAAGTTAAGTATTCCCGACCAGTCCATAACACAATCATTGAAAGCATTAAAAGCTTTCTCTGATGTATTAGAGGTGTCAATCTTAAGTACTTGTAATAGGCTGGAAATATATGCGCTAGTAAAGGATAGAAATACAGGAATCTCATCAATTAAAGAATTCATATCAGAATATTCTGGAATTATTTTTGAAGATTTAAATCCACATCTTTTTTGTTTTAGACAGGAAGAAGCAGTTTTGCATTTGATGAAAGTCTCGGCAGGTCTCGACAGCCTCGTTTTAGGGGAAGGACAAATTCTCTCGCAGGTAAAAAAAATGATGAGATTAGGTCAAGAGAATCAATCTACTGGACCAATTCTTAATAGATTATTAACTCAATCAGTTAGTACAGGTAAAAAAGTAAGATCCGAGACAAATTTAGGAACTGGAGCTGTGTCAATAAGTTCAGCAGCGGTAGAACTAGCTCAATTAAAAATTGGACAAGAAAAGGGTTTTGATACTCTTGTAAGTTTGGAAAAAGAGAACGTTCTTGTTGTTGGCGCCGGACGAATGAGTAGGCTTTTAATAACTCATTTAAAATCAAAAGGATGTCATAAACTTATTCTTTTAAATAGAAATATTGATAGAGCATTAAATCTTGCTCAAGACTTCCCTGATTTAGAGATTGTTTGTAGAGGGTTAAACGAATTAGAAGAATACATATCACTATCTTCGCTTGTTTTCACCAGTACTGCTTCTGAAGAACCAATTATTGATCTCACAAAAATTGAAAAATTAAATTTGAGTAATAGACTTAAATTTATTGATATTGGTGTACCGAGAAATATATCTAATGATGTCAAACAACATGAATTTGTAAAATCATTTGATGTTGATGACTTACAAGAAGTAGTTTCAAGAAATCAAGAATTTAGACAGAAAATAGCAAAGGAAGCGGAATCTTTAGTAGAAGAAGAAAGGATTATTTTTCTAGAATGGTGGGCAAGTTTAGAGGCCGTTCCAGTAATTAATAAACTTAGATCAGATTTGGAGTTAATTAGAAAAGAGGAATTGCAAAAAGCACTTAGCAGAATGGGACCAGATTTTTCGGCTCGAGAAAGAAAAGTTGTGGAAGCTCTGACTAAAGGAATAATTAAT